From a region of the Helicobacter hepaticus ATCC 51449 genome:
- a CDS encoding CheR family methyltransferase: MLDNAQISLIKERLYKYSGIFLNDSKLTMIKNRIYHLMHETHINSIDSLLSSIETNPKIQQQFINSFTTNKTDFFREYFHFQDMIDRSLPILFKLNKPIKIYCCASSTGQEPYSIAMSVLYARKLYGNSTPVSIIATDIDTNMLQKSKEGIYAIDFKIDKFPNWCDINEYFDPVDESNTPSIPLFKVKDKLKSMVTFKQMNLFDRHYPFMHEEFDILFCRNVLIYFKQEDQPKILSKLIDTLRINGTFYLGHSETLYHLQEKFEKLGNKAFIKIKA; this comes from the coding sequence ATGCTTGATAATGCACAGATCTCCCTCATTAAGGAGCGTCTGTATAAATATAGTGGTATTTTTTTAAATGATTCTAAGCTCACAATGATAAAAAATAGAATCTACCATCTTATGCACGAGACACATATTAATAGCATTGATTCTTTGCTTTCAAGTATTGAAACTAATCCAAAAATTCAACAACAATTTATTAATAGTTTTACAACCAATAAAACAGATTTTTTTCGTGAATATTTTCACTTTCAGGATATGATTGACCGCTCACTTCCTATACTTTTTAAACTCAATAAACCTATCAAAATTTACTGCTGTGCAAGCTCTACCGGGCAAGAACCTTACTCTATTGCTATGAGTGTTTTATATGCAAGAAAACTTTATGGTAACTCTACACCCGTAAGTATTATCGCTACAGACATTGACACAAATATGTTACAAAAATCAAAAGAAGGAATTTATGCGATTGATTTTAAAATAGACAAATTCCCAAATTGGTGTGATATTAATGAATATTTTGACCCTGTTGATGAGAGCAATACACCATCTATTCCTCTATTTAAAGTCAAAGACAAACTTAAATCAATGGTTACTTTTAAACAAATGAATCTTTTTGATAGGCATTATCCCTTTATGCACGAAGAGTTTGACATACTTTTTTGTCGTAATGTGCTTATTTACTTCAAACAAGAAGACCAACCAAAGATTCTCTCAAAACTCATTGATACTTTACGTATTAATGGCACATTTTATTTGGGACATTCTGAAACACTTTATCATCTCCAAGAAAAATTTGAAAAGCTTGGCAATAAAGCTTTTATTAAAATCAAGGCGTAA
- the hisIE gene encoding bifunctional phosphoribosyl-AMP cyclohydrolase/phosphoribosyl-ATP diphosphatase HisIE produces MQDVFRQIDWERYELIPTIVQEKQSQQILMLAYSSKQSLELSLQTHLAHYFSRSKQRIWQKGEQSGHIQHIKEVKLDCDNDSLIFIVEQVGVACHTGEKSCFFRIFSLDKNCQNPPVSMPQKYPIGVYHILDDLYHIIEQRRCENIEHSYTASLLAKGVNGIGKKIIEEAGELCFALKDKDEKAIIYECADLFYHILVGLALEHITPERVLQELRRRMGQSGIEEKASRKH; encoded by the coding sequence ATGCAAGATGTATTTAGGCAAATTGATTGGGAACGTTATGAGCTTATTCCAACTATTGTGCAAGAAAAGCAATCTCAACAGATTCTTATGCTTGCTTATTCATCAAAGCAATCCCTTGAATTGAGCTTACAAACGCATCTCGCACACTACTTTTCGCGTTCTAAGCAGAGAATCTGGCAAAAAGGTGAGCAAAGTGGGCACATACAACATATTAAAGAGGTAAAACTTGATTGTGATAATGATAGTTTGATTTTTATTGTGGAGCAAGTAGGTGTAGCTTGCCATACTGGAGAGAAAAGTTGCTTTTTCCGTATATTTTCACTTGATAAAAATTGCCAAAATCCTCCTGTTTCTATGCCACAAAAGTATCCTATAGGTGTGTATCATATACTTGATGATCTTTATCATATTATAGAGCAAAGAAGATGTGAGAATATAGAGCATTCTTATACCGCTTCACTTCTTGCTAAAGGTGTAAATGGTATAGGCAAGAAAATCATTGAAGAAGCAGGGGAGTTATGTTTTGCTCTTAAGGATAAAGATGAGAAAGCAATTATTTATGAATGTGCAGATTTATTTTATCATATACTTGTGGGTTTGGCTTTAGAGCATATCACTCCAGAGCGTGTTTTGCAAGAGCTTCGTAGGCGTATGGGACAAAGTGGCATAGAGGAAAAAGCCTCACGTAAGCATTAA
- a CDS encoding SPFH domain-containing protein — translation MPIDLNEHLKKKRAQLDENKAESKNESPKGGNGGNRPNGNNNRGNNNGGFNIESLPMPSMPSGKSLGVLVAIVLLIIIFIAARPFVIVNAGEVGIKVTTGKYDPKPLDPGLHFFVPIIQDVILVDAKVRTINFSRSEDMGNVGREQSILRNDAINVMDTSGMTISIELTVQYQLERDKVPATIAEYGTLWEQKIINPVIRDVVRSAVGNYPTEELPTKRDEVASLIYTGFKSKLDATPNQPVKLVSIQLREIVLPEQVKTRIEGVELAKRDAQKAKEEANALRERAKGKADALEIEAKGQSEANRLVNESLSQRLLDLRQIETQGKFNEALKENTNAQIFLTPGGAVPNIWVDSKSKQKSAAIGQ, via the coding sequence ATGCCTATTGATTTAAATGAACATCTAAAGAAAAAACGTGCACAGCTTGATGAAAACAAAGCTGAATCTAAAAATGAATCACCAAAGGGTGGTAATGGTGGTAATCGTCCAAATGGTAATAATAATCGGGGAAATAATAATGGTGGATTCAATATAGAATCTCTCCCTATGCCATCTATGCCAAGTGGCAAGTCTCTTGGCGTGCTTGTGGCTATTGTGTTGTTAATTATTATTTTTATTGCAGCACGTCCATTTGTGATTGTTAATGCTGGAGAAGTAGGGATTAAGGTAACTACAGGGAAATATGACCCAAAGCCTCTTGACCCCGGATTGCACTTTTTTGTGCCTATCATTCAAGATGTAATCCTTGTAGATGCAAAAGTGAGGACTATTAACTTTTCTCGTAGTGAAGATATGGGAAATGTGGGACGAGAGCAGAGTATATTGCGTAACGATGCGATAAATGTTATGGATACAAGTGGTATGACGATTTCTATTGAACTTACTGTGCAATATCAGCTTGAGCGTGATAAAGTTCCTGCAACTATTGCAGAATATGGCACTTTATGGGAGCAAAAAATTATAAATCCCGTTATTCGTGATGTAGTGCGAAGTGCAGTAGGGAATTATCCCACAGAGGAGCTCCCTACTAAACGCGATGAGGTAGCAAGTCTTATCTATACAGGATTTAAAAGCAAACTTGATGCTACGCCTAATCAACCTGTAAAACTCGTATCAATTCAACTCCGCGAGATTGTATTGCCAGAGCAAGTTAAAACGCGTATTGAAGGCGTTGAGCTTGCAAAAAGAGACGCACAAAAAGCTAAAGAAGAAGCAAATGCTTTGCGTGAGCGTGCAAAAGGTAAGGCTGATGCTTTAGAGATTGAAGCAAAAGGTCAAAGTGAAGCAAACCGACTTGTAAATGAAAGTCTTTCGCAACGTTTGCTTGATTTACGACAAATTGAAACACAAGGAAAATTTAATGAAGCATTGAAAGAAAATACAAATGCACAAATTTTCCTTACACCCGGTGGGGCAGTGCCAAATATTTGGGTAGATTCTAAAAGTAAGCAAAAAAGTGCCGCAATAGGACAATAA
- a CDS encoding FtsK/SpoIIIE family DNA translocase encodes MYPLFLFYPTYCLYKNTRLTFRRLELIVSFSLFFVALLILQSLLFHKGSFGTSLLLFLKGYIGYFGVWVLDLFFFLFSWLISTKHNIDLLLKQMQNKILMGFDFFKHITTSSYIFTKKVLTHFITSITPSIQRLFAKNTQDVLDLQTATQEQTTRAHYDFKDVIVEETFDEMRPDSPSQTESAHTESTNMATQPSLDTLEPIISPTPQTSQLQIVEASEDTNLEDFFKNQVAKHFDMLQNLKLYQHTALSEPALKYSESKPTIPTQESTLPQESTPSQTDTLFQTSHTKEISTPPPRPINPNVFLQTAPKQESITPIHIKNENIRAATQESTQSKQDSHTNTTLFDYAEYDDNLQTQMPQFTPFSLLTPMQSEVQPSIPTKQNTIPQHTQNSIQPNTQDTASHTMAQTLNINIQEIPTSNIDWVDSIVQEIPQEQKPKPQPSKIQVTEIAENKALLDNLEYGKVNKPLHFKLPPISLLNQPFEEKNEIDESEIDRKIEDLLAKLKMFRVEGDIVRTYSGPIVTTFEFRPAPHIKVSKILTLEDDLAMALRARSIRIQAPIPGKDVVGIEIPNNTMQTIYLREVLASDLFKTSTSPLTLALGKDIIGNPFITDLKKAPHLLIAGTTGSGKSVGINAMILSLLYKNSPDNLKLLMIDPKKVEFSIYADIPHLITPIITQPKKAIVGLNSAVAEMDRRYDLMSEMRAKDIDSYNNKVLNEGGKKFPYLVIIIDELADLMMTGGKEVEFSLARIAQMGRACGIHIIVATQRPSVDVVTGLIKTNLPSRISYKVGSKIDSKVILDTFGAESLLGKGDMLFTPPREGGVIRLHAPWNTEEEIEKVVEFIKSQQNVEYDKNFMLDEKENLMSENTENLNNENNDLLTEAKNIILQDKKTSASYLQRRLSIGYNKAANIVEQLEREGFLSTPNVKGVREILGDSSFKND; translated from the coding sequence GTGTATCCGCTCTTTTTGTTTTATCCCACATATTGCCTCTATAAAAACACAAGGCTTACTTTCAGGCGACTTGAACTCATTGTATCTTTTTCGCTTTTTTTTGTAGCGTTATTGATTTTACAATCCCTACTCTTTCATAAAGGCTCTTTTGGCACTAGCCTTCTACTCTTTTTAAAAGGCTACATTGGCTACTTTGGCGTATGGGTGCTTGATTTATTCTTTTTTCTTTTTTCGTGGCTTATCTCCACAAAGCATAACATTGATTTACTTTTAAAACAAATGCAAAATAAGATTCTTATGGGATTTGATTTTTTTAAACATATTACCACTTCATCTTATATTTTCACCAAGAAAGTTCTAACACATTTTATTACAAGTATTACACCATCCATACAAAGACTTTTTGCAAAAAATACACAAGATGTGCTTGATTTACAAACTGCTACACAAGAGCAAACCACACGGGCACATTATGATTTTAAAGATGTTATTGTAGAAGAGACTTTTGATGAAATGCGCCCTGATTCTCCCTCGCAAACAGAATCTGCCCATACAGAATCCACAAATATGGCTACACAACCTTCATTAGATACTTTAGAGCCTATAATATCGCCCACTCCTCAAACATCTCAATTACAAATTGTTGAAGCCTCTGAAGACACAAACTTAGAAGATTTTTTCAAAAATCAAGTTGCAAAACATTTTGATATGCTCCAAAATCTTAAACTTTATCAGCATACTGCTCTTTCCGAACCAGCACTTAAATATTCCGAATCTAAGCCTACCATACCCACACAAGAATCCACTCTACCTCAAGAATCTACACCATCACAAACTGATACTCTTTTCCAAACATCACATACCAAAGAGATTTCCACACCTCCTCCACGTCCGATTAATCCTAATGTATTCTTACAAACTGCTCCCAAACAAGAATCTATAACTCCCATTCATATTAAAAATGAAAACATAAGAGCTGCCACGCAAGAATCCACACAATCAAAACAAGATTCTCATACAAATACAACACTTTTTGATTATGCCGAATATGATGATAATCTCCAAACACAAATGCCACAATTCACACCATTTTCACTGCTTACACCTATGCAATCAGAGGTTCAACCCTCTATCCCAACTAAACAAAATACAATACCTCAACATACGCAAAACTCTATACAACCAAATACGCAAGATACTGCCTCTCACACTATGGCACAAACACTCAATATTAATATTCAAGAGATACCGACAAGTAACATCGATTGGGTAGATTCTATTGTGCAAGAAATCCCACAAGAGCAAAAACCAAAACCTCAACCAAGTAAAATTCAAGTAACAGAGATTGCTGAAAATAAAGCACTGCTTGATAATCTTGAATATGGCAAAGTCAATAAACCGCTTCATTTTAAGCTTCCCCCTATAAGTCTCCTTAATCAACCATTTGAAGAAAAAAATGAGATTGATGAGAGCGAAATTGATAGAAAAATAGAAGATTTATTAGCAAAGCTCAAAATGTTCCGCGTAGAGGGAGATATTGTGCGCACTTATTCGGGTCCTATTGTTACAACTTTTGAATTTCGCCCAGCACCACATATCAAAGTAAGTAAAATTCTCACTCTTGAAGATGACTTAGCTATGGCATTACGTGCGCGTTCAATACGTATCCAAGCTCCTATTCCGGGAAAAGATGTAGTAGGAATTGAAATTCCTAATAACACAATGCAGACAATTTATTTACGTGAAGTCTTAGCATCTGATTTATTTAAGACTTCCACTTCGCCACTTACTCTTGCACTTGGTAAAGATATTATTGGCAATCCTTTTATCACAGATTTAAAAAAAGCTCCTCATCTGCTTATTGCAGGGACCACAGGAAGTGGCAAGAGTGTAGGAATTAATGCAATGATTCTCTCTTTGCTTTATAAAAATTCGCCCGATAATCTCAAACTCCTTATGATTGACCCAAAAAAAGTAGAATTTAGTATATACGCAGATATTCCTCATCTTATCACACCTATTATTACACAACCCAAAAAGGCCATTGTAGGTTTAAATAGTGCTGTAGCTGAAATGGATAGACGATATGACTTAATGAGCGAAATGCGCGCTAAAGACATTGATAGTTATAACAACAAAGTATTAAATGAGGGTGGGAAGAAATTCCCTTATCTTGTAATTATTATTGATGAATTGGCTGATTTAATGATGACAGGAGGCAAAGAAGTAGAATTTTCTCTTGCTCGGATTGCTCAAATGGGACGTGCTTGTGGCATACATATTATTGTAGCGACCCAACGTCCAAGCGTTGATGTTGTTACAGGACTAATTAAAACAAATCTCCCATCACGCATTAGCTATAAGGTTGGCAGTAAAATAGATTCTAAAGTTATTCTTGATACTTTTGGCGCAGAATCTTTGCTTGGCAAGGGTGATATGCTCTTTACTCCGCCTCGCGAAGGTGGAGTAATACGTTTGCACGCACCTTGGAATACAGAAGAAGAAATTGAAAAAGTTGTTGAATTTATTAAATCACAACAAAATGTGGAATATGATAAAAATTTTATGCTTGATGAAAAAGAGAATCTTATGAGCGAAAACACAGAGAATCTTAATAACGAGAATAACGATTTGCTCACAGAGGCAAAAAATATTATCTTACAAGATAAAAAGACATCTGCAAGTTATTTACAAAGAAGATTGTCCATTGGCTACAACAAAGCAGCAAATATTGTTGAGCAGCTTGAACGAGAGGGCTTTTTATCTACGCCTAATGTAAAAGGTGTGCGAGAGATATTAGGAGATAGCTCTTTTAAAAATGATTAA
- a CDS encoding branched-chain amino acid transaminase, with product MKEAQFIWKDGVLVPWAEATTHVLSHTLHYGNALFEGTRAYMTKQGLAIFRLKDHTKRLLDSAKIVCIKSPYTQEELEKAQIELLRANKSDYNGNVYIRPLIYLGYGVMGVSHINAPVNVAIAAWEWGAYLGEEGINNGIKVKTSSFVRNPAKAFMGKAKVAANYLNSQMAKHEALSCGCDEALLLDDNGFVAEGSGECFFIVRNGKLITPPHANTLESITQATTIEIAKDMGIPFEERNITRDEVYIADEAFFTGTAAEITPVRELDARVIGNGTAGEITKSLQKAYFAIVNGENPRYQHYLTYIDKEK from the coding sequence ATGAAAGAAGCGCAATTTATTTGGAAAGATGGTGTTCTTGTGCCGTGGGCTGAAGCTACGACACACGTTTTAAGCCATACATTACATTATGGTAATGCCTTATTTGAAGGCACAAGAGCATATATGACAAAACAAGGACTAGCCATTTTTCGCTTAAAGGACCATACCAAACGACTTTTAGATTCTGCTAAAATTGTATGTATTAAGTCTCCTTATACACAAGAAGAATTAGAAAAAGCCCAAATAGAGCTTTTGAGGGCAAATAAAAGTGATTATAATGGCAATGTTTATATTCGTCCTCTCATATATTTAGGGTATGGTGTAATGGGTGTTAGTCATATTAATGCACCTGTAAATGTAGCGATTGCTGCGTGGGAATGGGGTGCATATCTTGGCGAAGAGGGCATTAATAATGGCATTAAAGTGAAAACAAGTTCTTTTGTCCGCAATCCTGCAAAAGCTTTTATGGGTAAGGCAAAGGTAGCTGCTAATTATCTCAACTCTCAAATGGCAAAGCACGAGGCGCTTTCTTGCGGTTGCGATGAGGCGTTGCTCCTTGATGATAATGGTTTTGTAGCGGAAGGGAGTGGTGAGTGCTTTTTTATCGTGCGAAATGGTAAGCTTATTACACCACCACACGCAAATACTTTAGAATCTATTACTCAAGCAACAACCATAGAAATTGCTAAGGATATGGGAATACCATTTGAGGAGCGAAATATTACACGCGATGAGGTATATATCGCTGATGAAGCTTTTTTTACAGGCACAGCAGCAGAGATTACGCCTGTGCGTGAGCTTGATGCGCGTGTCATTGGAAATGGCACAGCAGGAGAGATTACAAAATCACTTCAAAAAGCATATTTTGCTATTGTAAATGGAGAGAATCCTCGTTATCAACACTATTTGACTTATATTGACAAGGAGAAATAA
- the rplT gene encoding 50S ribosomal protein L20 has product MRVKTGVVRRRRHKKILKLARGFYSGRRKHFRKAKEQLERSMCYAFRDRKQKKRDFRRLWITRINAACKMNGVSYSRFIHALKLANIELDRKTLADMAMNDINAFNAVLASVKNKLK; this is encoded by the coding sequence ATGAGAGTAAAAACAGGCGTTGTCCGAAGACGAAGACATAAAAAGATTCTAAAACTTGCGCGAGGCTTTTATAGCGGACGCCGCAAACATTTTAGAAAGGCAAAAGAACAACTTGAGCGCAGTATGTGCTATGCTTTCCGGGATAGAAAACAAAAGAAGCGTGATTTTAGACGATTATGGATTACACGTATTAATGCTGCGTGTAAAATGAATGGAGTAAGCTATTCACGCTTTATTCACGCTCTTAAACTCGCAAATATTGAGCTTGATAGAAAAACACTTGCAGATATGGCAATGAATGATATAAACGCGTTTAATGCAGTGCTTGCAAGCGTAAAAAATAAACTAAAATAA
- a CDS encoding metallophosphoesterase, which yields MQDIPQFAQMQNTIFPFMGSFVFIVLHIYIYKALLKSLSTKLFVRFVWKIFTCFNAVGCIAYLFLRDSAYVPQGIYFLLSFCLGITFLFAMAAFFYQCCSLIIMTLHTKSARSRWRHRAKVSIFLFALIMLVFGTYNGTKNPNIVHISIELEGLSTPIKAAVLSDVHIGGLIEENKVKQIVKITNELNADMIFLTGDIVDAPLKNVQNALNELKNLRANDGIFYVLGNHEYFHDVENILKELKSFGFYILINQNYTLKDTLNIVGIADFMGWRIGHLEPNIDEALKNINPHLPTILLAHQPKVINYLKAPYDKVDLVVSGHTHGGQIFPFSLAMLLQQPFISGLHTLENLHQTKVYVSQGTGFWGPPMRIGSNHEITLLELVPPH from the coding sequence ATGCAGGATATACCACAATTTGCACAAATGCAAAATACTATATTTCCTTTTATGGGCTCATTTGTATTTATTGTGCTTCATATCTATATTTACAAAGCATTGCTCAAATCGCTTTCAACTAAGCTTTTTGTACGCTTTGTATGGAAAATTTTTACCTGCTTTAATGCTGTAGGTTGTATAGCTTATCTTTTTTTGCGTGATAGCGCTTATGTGCCACAAGGAATTTATTTTCTACTCTCGTTTTGTTTGGGCATTACTTTTTTATTTGCAATGGCTGCTTTTTTCTATCAATGTTGCTCTCTTATAATAATGACATTACACACCAAATCTGCACGTTCTCGCTGGAGACATAGGGCAAAAGTGAGCATTTTTCTCTTTGCCCTCATTATGCTTGTCTTTGGCACTTATAATGGCACAAAAAACCCTAATATTGTGCATATAAGTATTGAATTAGAAGGATTAAGCACACCTATTAAAGCAGCAGTTTTAAGTGATGTGCATATCGGTGGGCTTATAGAGGAAAATAAAGTCAAACAAATTGTCAAAATAACAAATGAGCTTAATGCAGATATGATATTTCTTACAGGAGACATTGTAGATGCACCACTAAAAAATGTGCAAAATGCTCTTAATGAACTCAAAAATCTTAGAGCAAATGATGGCATATTTTATGTATTGGGTAATCACGAATATTTCCACGATGTAGAAAATATTCTTAAAGAGCTCAAATCATTTGGATTTTATATACTTATCAATCAAAATTACACTCTTAAAGACACGCTTAATATCGTGGGAATAGCTGATTTTATGGGCTGGCGCATAGGGCATTTAGAACCAAATATTGATGAGGCATTAAAAAATATAAATCCTCATCTCCCTACAATTCTCCTTGCACATCAACCTAAAGTCATTAATTATCTCAAAGCACCTTATGATAAAGTTGATTTAGTAGTAAGCGGACATACACACGGCGGACAAATTTTTCCATTCTCACTTGCTATGCTCTTGCAACAACCTTTTATTTCTGGATTACATACATTAGAGAATCTTCATCAAACAAAAGTATATGTCTCACAAGGCACAGGATTTTGGGGACCACCTATGCGCATTGGGAGCAACCACGAAATTACGCTCCTTGAGCTTGTGCCTCCTCACTAA
- a CDS encoding Do family serine endopeptidase, which produces MKYASIYFFVSALFMTHILAIEFQEAPTIQKRVNPQQNSDTLYSFNSSIESAKKAVVNISTQKNVSNQLPNHPMFNDPFFKQFFGDIYGQIPKERVERSLGSGVIISNDGYIITNNHVIEDADKVLVSLSDSTKEYTAKVIGTDARSDLAVIKIEQKNLSPITFAQSSNVLIGDVVFAIGNPFGVGETITQGIVSALNKSGIGINDYENFIQTDASINPGNSGGALVDSRGALIGINTAILSRTGGNHGVGFAIPSDMAKKIAKELIEKGGIKRGFLGVGIQDINNDIKESYGDNSGAVVISLEPQSPAAKAGLMVWDLITHVNGKKISNAAELKNLIGMLSPNEKVVVKFIRDKQERVTQITLGELPDTKSNQTSSQNTPNGSASSVEGLSVESLNQAQRQRYRVPNNIDGVVVTRVNPNSKAQQAGFEVGDIIAQVENIAIKKPTDLTNAFTRFKGKNKRILVYSANGTKTIMMK; this is translated from the coding sequence ATGAAGTATGCAAGTATATATTTCTTTGTCAGTGCGCTATTTATGACTCATATTTTAGCTATTGAATTTCAAGAAGCGCCCACAATCCAAAAACGTGTTAATCCTCAACAAAATAGCGATACACTCTACTCTTTTAACTCCTCCATAGAAAGTGCAAAAAAAGCTGTTGTAAATATTTCTACACAAAAAAATGTCAGCAATCAACTTCCTAATCATCCGATGTTTAATGACCCATTTTTTAAGCAATTTTTTGGTGATATTTATGGACAGATTCCCAAAGAACGTGTAGAACGTAGTTTGGGAAGTGGCGTAATTATTTCAAATGATGGATACATTATTACAAACAATCACGTGATTGAAGACGCCGACAAAGTGCTTGTTTCACTTTCTGATAGCACAAAAGAATACACTGCTAAAGTCATTGGCACAGATGCACGAAGCGATTTGGCGGTGATTAAAATTGAACAAAAAAACCTATCTCCTATCACTTTTGCCCAAAGTAGCAATGTTCTTATAGGCGATGTAGTGTTTGCTATTGGGAATCCTTTTGGCGTAGGTGAAACAATTACACAAGGTATTGTCTCTGCACTCAATAAAAGTGGTATTGGCATCAATGATTATGAAAATTTTATCCAAACTGATGCCTCAATCAATCCGGGTAATTCAGGTGGAGCATTAGTGGATTCTCGGGGAGCGCTCATTGGGATTAATACGGCTATCCTCTCGCGCACAGGAGGTAATCACGGTGTAGGTTTTGCAATACCTTCAGATATGGCAAAAAAAATCGCCAAAGAACTCATTGAAAAAGGTGGGATTAAACGTGGATTCTTAGGCGTAGGAATCCAAGATATTAATAATGATATTAAAGAAAGTTATGGAGATAATAGTGGTGCAGTGGTTATTAGCCTAGAGCCTCAGTCTCCAGCAGCAAAAGCAGGGCTTATGGTGTGGGATTTAATCACTCACGTTAATGGCAAAAAAATCTCAAATGCAGCCGAACTTAAAAATCTTATCGGTATGCTCTCTCCTAATGAAAAAGTTGTTGTGAAGTTTATCCGTGATAAACAAGAGCGTGTAACTCAAATCACACTTGGCGAATTACCCGATACAAAATCAAATCAAACTTCTTCACAAAATACGCCAAATGGTTCTGCCTCAAGTGTAGAAGGCTTAAGTGTAGAATCGCTCAATCAAGCTCAACGCCAACGTTATAGAGTGCCAAATAATATTGATGGCGTAGTAGTTACTCGAGTCAATCCTAATTCAAAAGCTCAACAAGCAGGATTTGAAGTGGGCGATATTATTGCACAAGTTGAAAATATAGCTATTAAAAAGCCAACAGACTTAACCAATGCATTTACACGCTTTAAGGGCAAAAACAAGAGAATCTTAGTTTATAGCGCTAATGGCACAAAAACAATTATGATGAAATAA
- a CDS encoding DUF2393 domain-containing protein, with translation MLFTLGLLLRGRRFIASFFFFLSILVIFSTPVVLQFVMQRVLYPIDVNITSAHAMQYTKGFFVAGHITHKGKIAINECYIAVNEVRDEKNNKVLQVLNTIIPKSSSGTTISIDIGVGESNDFAVIVPNFEAKEPFLYRIYVDCYLSNKFAQKMQKSHNQDIDILKPQIPQPEILIQTPKQEVEEQEKQSEQEHTTQESIQDLSQEMQDAQEGKEEQKVPQQNIADESNEMNDEDKNLSEEAQAQGA, from the coding sequence ATGCTTTTTACACTTGGATTGTTGCTACGAGGTAGGAGATTTATTGCAAGCTTCTTCTTTTTTCTTTCTATATTGGTGATTTTTTCTACTCCTGTTGTATTGCAATTTGTAATGCAACGTGTGTTATACCCTATAGATGTAAATATTACAAGTGCACACGCTATGCAATATACCAAAGGTTTTTTTGTGGCAGGGCATATCACACATAAGGGAAAAATTGCCATTAATGAATGTTATATTGCTGTGAATGAAGTGCGTGATGAAAAGAATAATAAAGTCCTGCAAGTGCTTAATACGATTATACCAAAGAGCTCATCAGGCACAACCATTAGTATTGATATTGGAGTAGGAGAGAGCAATGATTTTGCAGTAATTGTGCCAAATTTTGAAGCAAAAGAACCATTTTTATATAGAATCTATGTGGATTGTTATCTTTCAAATAAATTCGCACAAAAAATGCAAAAAAGCCATAACCAAGATATAGATATTTTAAAGCCACAAATTCCACAGCCTGAAATTTTGATTCAAACTCCAAAACAAGAAGTGGAAGAACAAGAAAAACAATCTGAGCAAGAACATACAACACAAGAGTCTATACAGGATTTATCACAAGAGATGCAAGATGCACAAGAGGGCAAAGAGGAGCAAAAAGTCCCCCAACAAAATATAGCCGATGAAAGCAATGAAATGAATGATGAGGATAAGAATCTTAGTGAGGAGGCACAAGCTCAAGGAGCGTAA